In the Deltaproteobacteria bacterium genome, GCAGGATCTCGTCCATCACCGCGGTCTTCATCCCGGCCCGTCTGAGTTGCTCGAAAGGCTTGCCCGCCTCCACCGCACCCAACTGCTTTTCGTCTCCCACCAGTACCACACGGGGAACCCGGAGCGTGGTCGCTGCCCTGAGCAGTCCGCGCATCTGTTCGCTTGAAGCGAGCGAGCTCTCGTCCACCACGAGCACTGTCTTCGAGAACGAGGCGCGCAGGCCGCGAAGTCCCTTCGGCGTGCCTCGGCCTTCGCCAATACCCGCATGTTGCGCAAGGAACCGTTGCAGCGTCTCCGACCCGATCCCGGACTCCCGCTCCAAGGTGCGCGCAGCCGAGGCCGACGGAGCCAGCCCCAGCGTCCGGTAGCCCCGGCTCCCCAGGAGCGCCCGGAGCCTGTCGAGCATCGTCGTCTTGCCCGTCCCGGCGTACCCCTGCACTCCCACCACCCGGTCACTGGACGTAAGGATCATCCTGACCGCTTCCTTCTGTCCCTCGTTCAGGCGGCCCCGGTGCAGTTTCGTCGCGGCGATCCAGCCGCGCATGATCGCCTTCCCGGATCCCTGGCCGGCCTGCATGAGCGCGATCGTCTCCGACTCCCGCGCCAGTGCCGCGTCCGTGGTCCAGTGTCTTCCGTGTGCGAGGCCCGTTGCGGCGTGGAGGCCGCCGCCCTCTTCGAGTGAGGAGATGACCCGCTCCGCCGCCTCTGCCGTCACGGTGCCCGGCTCCCGGGCCAGCGCCGCCGCAAGAAGATCTCCGTGGGCGAACACCGCCCGGCGCTCGGAGAGGTGCTCCACTGCCCACCTCGCGGCATCGCCCGCCTCGTTGCCCCGGTCCGAGAACAGGTCCGGCGCCGGGCGTTCCCGCTCCGCTCGTCTTGCCTTCGCGCGCACCGCGTCGGCCGAGAACCCGAACTCCGCCGCCTGCCGCTCCCATGAGCGTCGCAGTTCCCCCTTGTCCACGTCCCGTTTCTTCGCCCGCGTCATCAACGCCGCGCGGTCCGCCAGCTTCGGGTTCTCCATCGGCGCTCCTTCATCCCGCGCCAGCATCGCGGCTTCGATCTCCGCCCGCCGTGTCGAGAACCCCTCCACTACTTCCCGTGACACCCCCGAGATCTCGAACCTGCCGTCCGGGTGGGTCCTCTCGATCCCGTACCCCAGGTGCTTGAGACCACGGGCAAGCTCTGCCCGGTAGACCGCGCCCATCGCCATCTTGTTCCGGTAGAGACCGTCGTTGACCATGGTCCTCCATTTGGAATCGTCCCCCTGGACCATGTTCGCCACCACCGCATGGGTGTGGAGCTGCGGGTCGAGGTTGCGGGAGGCGTCGTGGCGGAACGTTGCGGCCACCATCTTCTGGCCGTCGGCGTGGACCATTGCCCCGCTGGCCTTGTCCTGAATCCGGGTTTCGATGGCGTTCCGCTCGATCCAGGAAAGGGTCCGAGTGACGGCCCTGTCGTGGACGGCGACGATCCGTTCGTCTCCTCCCACCAGCGCCATGAGAGACACCGACTTCGGCGCCGAAAGGGTGACGTCCCGGCCCGGCCGATGGCGGGTCTCCCCGTCTCGGCCGCGCTTGCCCAGGTGCGGCCCGCCCGGCACCCTGCCTTCGAGCACGCCCTGGAAGACGTCCGTATCCACCGGACCCGAGAGTCCCAGCGCCTCGGCGCCCTTGCCGGCCCAGGCGCTCGCTTCCCTGTGCGCAGGGTCGTTCCTGGCGTAGTAGCCGTCCTTCTCGAAGTACGCCACGCCCTGTGACGGCGAGGCAATCACGCCGATGGAGGCTACCATCCGGGCCTCCCGCCGAGGGGTTGTTCTTGCCGGCCTCGTATGTCCATGAAGCCCGAATAGCTACTTTCTTGGCGTAGAACAAGGCCGCAACGGGCCGGTTTGCAGCTCTGTCGTTGCATGGCGTCAATTGTCCATGTAACCCTCCGGCCGGACGTGCGGGTACTGCGAGCGAGGTTGCTTGTGAGAGGGAGTCTACGGTAAGTTTTCGTCCGAAGCACTTCAGTGATGTCTGATCAATGAGAAGTTGTTCGAATTCTTCCGGAGGATCGCCAACCGGGCACAGCCGTCGCGCAAGGCGCCGGACGAGTTGGTACCTCAGACGCCTCAGGCCAGGGACGAGAGCAGTTCCGTCGAGGGTAGCACCGCCGAAGCTGTACGCGAGTTCGAAGTCGTAGAAACGTCAAAAGGTCGGTTTCACCTAGCCGGTTTCGGCGTCAACTGCGGGGGAACTGATCGAAATGAAAGTTTCGTCTTCGTCGTCCGCGACCGGTACGGCCGTGAGGTGGCGCGTTCCTTGCCCACCACCGCTCGACAAATATCGATCGCCGAGCGCGGCCGGCGAGACTACGATGCCAATCGCTTCCATCAAACAGACTTCTTCAAAAGGGCTGTCAAGGGTAGCCCGGCACCGGCTTCGGCATTTGCGCGCAGGTGTCGATGGACGTTCCGGTAGAGGATGACATGAACTGTCGTCGTTCTTGAAGGGCGATTTCGTGGCCATGGCCGCGTCCAGGCAGGTTTCCGCCCGTGCCCAGACGTCCATGTATGGTCGAGGGATCCGCTCAACTGTGCAACCACGCCGATGATGAACGAGCCCGTCACGTTGCGATGCCGTCGGGAGGGGGCGTCTATACCATCGATTACGTTACTCAAGGGGCAGGACGCTGCCGTCCGCGACATGGCAAAAGCGGCCTTTGACACTCAAGTGGAAATCGGCGAACTGAAGGCATGGCTTGAAGACGTGTTCCTGGACGCCTACGCAAGAGGGTACT is a window encoding:
- a CDS encoding relaxase domain-containing protein, with the protein product MVASIGVIASPSQGVAYFEKDGYYARNDPAHREASAWAGKGAEALGLSGPVDTDVFQGVLEGRVPGGPHLGKRGRDGETRHRPGRDVTLSAPKSVSLMALVGGDERIVAVHDRAVTRTLSWIERNAIETRIQDKASGAMVHADGQKMVAATFRHDASRNLDPQLHTHAVVANMVQGDDSKWRTMVNDGLYRNKMAMGAVYRAELARGLKHLGYGIERTHPDGRFEISGVSREVVEGFSTRRAEIEAAMLARDEGAPMENPKLADRAALMTRAKKRDVDKGELRRSWERQAAEFGFSADAVRAKARRAERERPAPDLFSDRGNEAGDAARWAVEHLSERRAVFAHGDLLAAALAREPGTVTAEAAERVISSLEEGGGLHAATGLAHGRHWTTDAALARESETIALMQAGQGSGKAIMRGWIAATKLHRGRLNEGQKEAVRMILTSSDRVVGVQGYAGTGKTTMLDRLRALLGSRGYRTLGLAPSASAARTLERESGIGSETLQRFLAQHAGIGEGRGTPKGLRGLRASFSKTVLVVDESSLASSEQMRGLLRAATTLRVPRVVLVGDEKQLGAVEAGKPFEQLRRAGMKTAVMDEIL